The genomic stretch TCAATTCGCCGATCGACTGGACACGCGACGGGATGATCGCCCGCCCCCGGCTGCCCAGCACGAAGAGCGCGAAGATCGCCAGCAGCGTGATCCCCATCCAGACAGTGACATTGGTCACCGTATACCAATTGACCACGCCATCCCCGAAAGCGGGTTTGACGATGAACTGGTCCAGCGGATGGAAGACAAGACCACCTTGGGTTTCTGGTTCAGTCGCCACTTGCGTCACCCTTTTCCTGTGCAGCGCGTTGCTGCTTCAACTGAACCTCTGCCGCCGAGCGCATCATTGTCTGCACACCTGCGGCGAGGCCTAAAAATATGAACAGCACCAGAAACACCGGCATGGTCCCAAACAGGGTATCCAGGCCGTATCCGATACCAAAGCCGATCCCCAGACCGGCCACCAATTCCACCACCATCCGCCAGGCAAGCTGCGCTTGCGAATAATGTTCTTCCGCATGGTCCTTGACCTTGGCCGGTGTCTTGAGCGCCGCAATCTTCGCTTCGAGCGCCTTCAGGCGATCTGCGTCCTGCGGTTCCGTCATCACATTGGCCCCTTTGGAAGGTTGCGCAGGGTTTAGGGCGCGGCACGCAGAGAGTCAAGCCGCGACAACACCGCATCAACCATCTGTTTTGATTGAGTATTTTTGGAAAAAAGAAGCTGCAAGAAGGGTCCGGTGCCGCCGTTTCGCTCCAGATCGATATTCAACCGGATGGTTGACGTTTCATGGGCTGATCGCGTAAGCGCAGGCATGAGCGCCTTATTGGACATCACCTTTGCCGCCCTTGCGGATCCGACGCGCCGCGCGATCCTGTCGATGCTGCTGGAAGATGACATGGCCGTCACCGATGTGGCCGAGCCATTTGCCATGTCGCTGGCCGCGATTTCGAAACATCTGGGCGTGCTGACCGCCGCGGGCCTGATCAGCCAGGAAAAGCGTGGCCGCGTGAAATGGTGCAAGCTGGAACCCGATGCTTTGCGCGCGGCCTCGGTCTGGATGGCGGGGTTCGGACAGATGGAACCCGTCGATCTGGATGCGTTCGAGGCGTTTCTGGACCGCGAATTGGCTAGTCTTCCCGCAGAAGCAGAACCAGCGCCACAATCGTGATCCCGAGCCCTGCCATCACGATGCCGGGCGGCATCATCGCCCCCAAGGCGACCCCCCAGATGATCACCCAGCTGGGCACCAGATAGGTATAGGCCATGACCTTGCTGCTGGGCAGACGCATCGTGGCGAATTGCAGCAGCGTGAAGGTGGCCGCGCTGGCAAAGATGGCTGTGTAAAGGATCGTGATCCAGACCATGCCGGGCAAGGCTGTCCAATCGGTTGCGCGCAGATCGCTCCAGCCAAAGGCGGTCAACAGCAGCGCCCCCGCCAGCAGCACCCCGAAGCTGAAGACCAGCGCAGGTTCCCCCCGGTTCAGCCGTCGCACCAGCGGCGTATAGACCGCATGGGCCAGGCAGCCCCCCAGATAGATCACCTCTCCGCGTCCGATCTCGAAACGCAACAACGCAGAGAGATCGGCCCGGAAGATCACCCAAAGCGCGCCGCTCCCCCCGATCAGCAATGCCAGCAGGATGCGCGGCGTGAACCGCTGGCCCAGCAAAAGCCAGCCGAACAGCCCCGCCATCAGCGGCGTCAGGGTAAAGACCGCCGCCGCACTGACCGGGGCTGCGGTTTTCAACCCTTCGAACATCGCGACGAAATAGCTGGTCAGGAAGGCCGCCAGCAGCGGATAGCGCCAAAGCGCCGCCATCGCCCCGCGCGTCACAGCACCGGTGGCCAGCAAAGCCACCCCCAGGATCAGCGCCGCGATCCAGAACCGCACCGCGTTAAGCGCGATGGGGGCGATGTCATTGGCCGCCAGCGACCCCAGGGCGAAAGACCCCGCCACCAGCGTGGCAAAGCACAGCATCGCCAGATGCCCGGCCTGCGCCGGTGTCATGCCAGCGTCTTCATATGGTCCTTGAGAAACCGCAGAAAGGCCTGCACCTTGGTGGTGCGGTGCAGATCGACATGGGTGACCAGCCACAGGGGCGCTGCCCATTCGTCAAGGCTGGGGATCACCTCGGTCAAGCCACGCGCCGCGCATTCTTGTTGCATGACAAAGCCGATCCCCGCCCCTGCAAGGATCGCATCCAGCATGTTGCGCGGGTCCGAGGCGCGATACATCAATGCGCTGTCAGGCACCCGGTGGCGCAGCCAACGTTCAAACGGGGCGCGGGATTTTTCATCATCACTGATCACAAAGCGGTGGCGCGGCAGGTCCGCCTCGCCATCCGGCAGGCCGTAGCGGTCGATATAGGCCGCCGAGGCCACCAACGACACGCGCTGCGCGATAAAGGGCTGCACCACATTGTCGGGCTCTTCGGGCATCGTGCCGGCGCGGATCGCGACATGCGCCTCGCCATATTCAAGCCGGAACACCCGGTCGCCTGTCCGGTAGCGGATGCGCAATTCGGGATATTGCGCCTGAAAGGCCACCATCACCGGGGTCAGCCGGTGCGACAGCATGTCCAGCGAGGTGATCACCAGATCGCCCGACACACCTTCGCCCTGCCCCTTGATCCGTCCGGCCAGCTGGGTGAATTGGTCATCCGTCGCCTGCGCCACCTGCAACAGGTCCTGCCCGGCCTCGGTCGCGGTATAGCCGCGCGCATGGCGCTGGAACAATTTCACCCCCAGCCGCTGTTCCAGCGCGTCGATATGGCGGATGACAGTCGCATGATGGACGCCCAATTCCTCGGCCGCACCGCTGACCGTGCCTTTGCGCGCGACCTGAAAGGCGGTGCGGATTTCGTCCCAGTTATCCATCTTGGTTCCGTGCGCTGATAAACAGTTCACCCTGAAAATCACGCAAATCGTTCGTCCGCGCAAGAGTAAACACGCAGGCTTGATATTCTCGGGCGCGGCCTAATTGATGGATCATGACACAGCCCGCCCTTTTGGCCGCCCTGCGCGCCGCCCTGACCCTTGCCTTTCTTTACTTTGGCCTGCGCAAGTTGACCGGCCATAGCGCCGATATCGCCATCTATGAGGCGATCGGCTTTGGCCAGTTTCCACGTTATGTCACCGGCTCGGTCGAGGTGCTGGGCGCGGCCCTGCTATGGTGGCGCGGCTGGGAAGGCATCGCGGGGCTGCTGCTGCTGGCCACGATGATCACCGGGCTGTCGGCCCTGCTGATCTGGGTCGGACCACCCTATCTGCATATGCTGGCGCTGATGGCGGGCACCGCCAGCGTGGCCTATGCCTATCGCGCAGAAACGCTGGACAGGGTCACGCAGCTGCGGGGCAGTTGACTCGGGGCCTTGCGCGGCATAAACGGCCCTTATTCCGGATTGCCTCAGCTGTCCGGTCCCCGCATTCAGGGGATCGCCCTCCGTCAGCGCGTTGCGCCCACGGGGGCATTCCTGCTTTGGTCTGTCTGGTAAAGGACAGGCCGCAACCGAAACGACAAAAGGGCCCTGGCCTATGTTTGAAAATCTTTCCGAACGCCTGTCAGGTGTTTTCGACAAGCTGACCAAGCAAGGTGCGCTGTCCGAAGATGATGTCAAAACCGCCCTGCGCGAAGTCCGCATCGCCCTGCTCGAGGCTGATGTCTCGCTGCCCGTGGCACGCGATTTTGTGGCGACGGTGCAGGCCAAGGCGACCGGTCAGGCCGTCACCAAGTCGATCACGCCGGGCCAGCAGGTCGTCAAGATCGTGCATGATGAATTGCAGCGCGTTCTGACGGGCGACGAAGACCCTGGCGCGCTGAAAATCGACAACCCGCCTGCGCCCATTCTGATGGTCGGTCTGCAAGGGTCGGGCAAAACCACCACGACAGCCAAGCTTGCCAAGCGTTTGAAAGAACGCGACGGCAAGAAGGTGCTGATGGCCTCGCTGGATACCAACCGGCCGGCCGCGATGGAACAGCTGGCCATTCTGGGGATGCAGATCGGCGTCGATACGCTGCCCATCGTCGCGGGCGAAACCCCCGTCCAGATCGCCAAACGCGCCAAGGTGCAGGCGTCTTTGGGGGGCTATGATGTCTATATGCTCGACACGGCAGGCCGGCTGCATATCGACGCCGAACTGATCGCACAGGCGGCCGCCGTGCGCGATGTCGCCAATCCGCGCGAAACGCTGCTGGTCGTCGATGGCCTGACCGGGCAGGACGCGGTGAACGTCGCGCAGGAATTCGACGACAAGATCGGCGTGACCGGCGTGGTGCTGACGCGGATGGATGGCGATGGGCGCGGCGGTGCGGCGCTGTCGATGCGCGCGATCACCGGCAAACCCATTCGCTTTGTCGGCCTTGGCGAAAAGATGGACGCCATCGAAACCTTCGAGCCACAGCGCATCGCAGGCCGTATCCTGGGCATGGGCGATATCGTGGCCCTTGTCGAAAAGGCGCAGGAAACAATAGAGGCCGAACAGGCCGCGCGCATGATGAAACGGTTCCAGCAGGGCCGGTTCAACATGAACGACCTCAAGATGCAGCTGGAACAGATGCTCAAGATGGGCGGCATGGAAGGCATGATGGGGATGATGCCGGGTGCCGCCAAAATGGGCAAACAGATGGCCGCGGCAGGCATGGATGACGGTATCCTGAAACGCCAGATCGCGCTGATCAATTCGATGACCAAGAAAGAACGCGCCAACCCCGATCTGCTGGCCGCCAGCCGCAAGAAACGGATCGCAGCTGGTGCCGGGCTGGAAGTCTCCGAGCTGAACAAGCTGATCAAACAGCACCGGCAGATGGCCGATATGATGAAAAAGATGGGCAAGGGCGGCATGCTGAAACAGGCCATGAAAGGCATGTTCGGCAAAGGCGGCACCCCCGATATGCCCGACATGAACGACCCCAAGGCCATGGCCGAGGCTGCCAAGGCGCTGCAAGGGCGCGGCGGCCTGCCCGGCTTGGGCGGCGGCATGCAATTGCCCTCTGGCCTGTCGGGTTTTGGCAAAAAGAAATGACATCTTCCGAGCCGAAATATCCCCGCCGGAGGCTTCAGGTTTGCCAAAACCTGAAAACCGACCGCTTGACCCTGCGCCGCCCCGGGGCGGATGACTGGCCCGCATTTCATGGCTTCATGATGTCGGACCGCGCGACCGCTTTTGACGGGCATCAGGATCTGGGCAAGGCCTGGCGCAGCTTCGCCGCCGAACTCGGCCATTGGGAGATTTTCGGCTATGGCATGTGGGCGGTCACCCGTCATGACGACGACACCGCCCTTGGCCTCATCGGGCCATGGACACCCCCTGATTGGCCCGAAACCGAGATCGGCTGGATGATCCTGTCCGACAAGGCCCAAGGCACCGGCATCGCGACCGAGGCAGCGCGCGCCGCAATCGCGCATGCCTATGACAGCCTCGGCTGGGACAGTGCCGTCAGCTATATCGCGCCGGATAATGCCCGCTCGATCCGGCTGGCCGAAAAGCTTGGCGCGACACGCGACGCCGCGGCGCGCGGGCCAAAGCCCGACACGCTGGTCTACCGCCATCCAAATCCGAAAGGACAGGCCCATGTCTGACGCCATCACCCGCGCCGCACAGATCCTCAAAGAGCATCGCGCCAGCATCGACCGGTTGGATGCGATCCTTGTCTATACTTTGGGCGAGCGTTTCAAACACACACAGGCCGTGGGGCGGCTGAAAGCCGAACACGCCCTGCCCCCGTCCGATCCGGCGCGCGAAGCTGCCCAGATCGCACGGCTGACCCAGCTTGCGGAACAGGCCGATCTCGACCCTGAATTCGCCAAGAAATTCCTGAACTTCATCATTCAGGAAGTGATCCAGCATCACAAACAACACCAATCGTAAGGCGGGGTTCACCCCGCCACCCCCAAAGACATCTTAAAGGAGAAACACAATGTCTATGAAAATCCGGCTCGCCCGTGGCGGTTCCAAGAAGCGCCCACATTACGCAATCGTCGCAGCCGACAGCCGCATGCCGCGCGATGGCCGTTTCATCGAGAAACTGGGCACCTATGCGCCGATGCTGCCCAAAGACAGCGAAGACCGCGTCAAGATGGACATGGACCGCGTCCAGCATTGGCTGGGTCAAGGCGCCCAGCCCACCGACCGCGTGGCCCGTATGCTCGAAGCCGCTGGCGTGATGCCGAAAAAAGACCGTGCCAACCTGAAAAAAGGCACCCCCGGCAAGGCCGCCCAGAAGCGCGCCGAAGAAAAAGCCGCCAAGGCCGCCGCAGCTGAGACACCCGCCAGCGCGCCTGCCGAAGACGCTGCCGCCGAATAAGCGGACCGTGGCCCGGGTCAAGACCCGGGCTACGCCCAAACACGCAGATGTTTCGCTTGCTCCGCCTCGTCATCCTTGTGCTGGTCGCCTTCCTGGCGGGCATGATATATGAACGGCAAGGCCAGCAAGAGATCTGCGAAAACGGTGGCGGCTTATGGGTGTCCAATATCTGTCTAGCTGCGGAGATGATCAATGACTGACCGCGTTATCGTAGGCATGATCGGCGGCTCTTTCGGGGTCAAGGGCGAGCTGCGGCTGAAATCCTTCTGCGCCGATCCCGCCGCCATCGCCGATTACACCCCGCTTTATACCGAAAACGGCGACAGCATCGCGCAGGTGGTGCTGACGGGCCAGCTCAAGGGCGGGTTCACCGCGCGGCTGTCGGGTGTTGTGACCAAAGAAGATGCCGATGCGCTGCGCAACGTCGCTCTTTATGCTGACCGCGCGGCGATGCCCTCGCTGCCGGATGACGAATATTATTATGCCGATCTGATCGGGCTTGCCGTGCTCGACACCGGCGGTGCCGCCTTGGGCAAGATCAAATCCGTCGTCGATCACGGCGCGGGCGCGCTGCTGGAACTGCATGTGCCCGGCCAGTCCGACACGGTGCTGCTTCCTTTCACCCGCGCGGCCGTGCCAACGGTCGATCTGGCCGCCGGACGGATCATCGCGGACCCGCCTGCCGGGCTCTTTGCGACCGATGAGTGACAGACCCTCCCGCGCGATCGGGCGCAAATCCATCAGCGCGACATTGAAACCGCGCGAATTGATGACCGATACGCCGCTGCTGGCGGGCGCATGGACGGCGCAGATCATCACTTTGTTCCCGCAGGCCTTTCCCGGCGTGCTGGGCGAAAGCCTGACGGGGCGCGCGCTGCAAGACGGGCTGTGGCAATTGCAGACCTATGATCTGCGCGCGCATGGCATCGGCAAGCATCGCAATGTCGATGACACGCCCGCCGGCGGCGGTGCGGGGATGGTGCTACGCCCCGATGTGCTGGAATCCGCGATCCATGAGGCCCGCAGCGCGGCCAAGGGCATCATGCCGCTGGTCTATCTGTCGCCGCGCGGGCGCCGGTTCGATCAGACCATGGCGCGCAACTGGGCGCGGATGGATGGGGTGACCCTGCTTTGCGGTCGCTTCGAAGGCGTCGATGAACGCGTGATCGACCATTTCGGCATCACCGAGGTGTCGCTTGGTGATTTCGTCCTGACCGGCGGTGAGATCGCGGCGCAGGCGATGATCGACGCCACCGTGCGGCTGTTGCCCGGGGTGTTGGGCAATGCCGATAGTGCTGTCGAGGAAAGCCATTCCCAGGGCCTGCTGGAACATCCGCAATATACCAAACCCGCCGCATGGCAGGGCCGCGCCATCCCCGAGGTGCTGATGTCGGGCAATCACGCAAAAATCGCGGCTTGGCGGCGGGCCATGTCCGAACAGATCACCGAACAGCGCCGGCCCGATCTTTGGGCGGCCTATAAGGCCAAAGACGACACTTGATCGCAGCGCCCCTTGGGCCTATACGACGCGAGCTTGGGTCGGTTCCGATTCCGGGCCATTTGTTTATGGATCATCGGATCACGGGCGGCCCTTGCGTTGGGGCAGATCCTGCCGATTGGACGGACGGATGCAATAAAGACGATGACGCAATCTCTGACGGGCGGTGCGCCGGACCCGATAACGATCAGAGCTCTTCGTCATGGCAACAACATTGCGGACCACCGCAAGCATCATAAGGAGCGTTTCAGATGAACCTGATCGCACAGATCGAAGCGGAGCAGATCGCTGCGCTGGGGAAAACCATCCCCGATTTCAAAGCGGGTGACACCATCCGCGTCGGTTACAAAGTGACCGAAGGCACACGCACCCGTGTGCAGGCCTACGAAGGCGTCTGCATCGCCCGCAAGAACGGATCGGGCATCGCCGGTTCCTTCACCGTGCGCAAGATTTCCTTTGGCGAAGGCGTGGAACGCGTATTCCCGCTGCATTCGACCAATATCGACAGCATCGAAGTTGTCCGTCGCGGCAAGGTCCGTCGCGCCAAGCTGTATTACCTGCGCGCACGTCGCGGGAAATCCGCACGCATCGCCGAAGTCACCAACTACAAGGCGCCTACCGGCGCTCAGGCATAAGGACGGGTCCCATGAAAAAAGACATTCACCCCGATTACCACGTCATCGACGTGAAATTCACCGATGGCACCGTCGTGCAGATGAAATCCACCTGGGGCAAGGAAGGTGACCAGATGTCGCTGGAAATCGACCCTTCCGTGCATCCCGCATGGACCGGTGGCGGCACCCGCCTGATGGATGCCGGCGGCCGCGTGTCCAAGTTCAAGAACAAATACGCCGGTCTGGGCTTCTAAGCCACTTTCCCGCGCGATTGTTTCAAGGGCCATATGCAAGCGCATATGGCCCTTTGTCATTTCATGGCGACGCTTAAGCCTTTGTTGGCGATTCGGATGTAGACGTCAGAGGTCTTTTTATCCGGGGGGTGCGATGAAATATTCCGTTAATCTTTCGCTCAAACTACGCCTTGCCATCATGATGACGCTGATCATGCTGGTGGTCTGCGCCGTGCTGGTGTCAATCTCGGCGCGCCAGACGCAGAATGCCATGCTGACGGATGTCCAGAACCGGCAGGACCTGTCATTGCGGATCATCGCCTCGGTCTTTCAATCGGCCTTTGACGGGTTGACGGTCAGCTATGGCCCCGATGGGCAGATCAGCCGTGCCAGCTGGACCGACATTCCCAGCTTTGACACGCATGACCTGATTGACCAGGTCGGCCGTGTTTCGGGCGAAACCGCGACATTCTTTCTTTGGGACCCGGTGGAAAGCGACTTTCGACGCATGACCACCAATATCATCAAACCGGACGGCGAACGCGCGGTCGGCACCTATCTGGGGCGCAATAACCAGGTCTATGCCGCCGTCCTGCAGGGCCAGACATATCGGGGCGAGGCGATCATTCTGGGCAAGCCCTATCTGACGGTCTATCTGCCGGTTTATGGGGTCGGCGATGATATCATCGGGATCCTTTATGTCGGGGTTGAACGGACGGATATCGATGCCGCGATCGCGGATAGGCTGGTGACGATGCTGACGGCATCGGCGGTCGTGATCTTGCTTGGTTTGGCGATGGTCGTGATGATGGCGATGCGGCTGACGCGCCCGATCACCCAGATTTCGAATGCCATCGCCGATATCGCGGGCGGCGATCTGAACACG from Yoonia vestfoldensis encodes the following:
- a CDS encoding AtpZ/AtpI family protein; amino-acid sequence: MTEPQDADRLKALEAKIAALKTPAKVKDHAEEHYSQAQLAWRMVVELVAGLGIGFGIGYGLDTLFGTMPVFLVLFIFLGLAAGVQTMMRSAAEVQLKQQRAAQEKGDASGD
- a CDS encoding ArsR/SmtB family transcription factor; this translates as MSALLDITFAALADPTRRAILSMLLEDDMAVTDVAEPFAMSLAAISKHLGVLTAAGLISQEKRGRVKWCKLEPDALRAASVWMAGFGQMEPVDLDAFEAFLDRELASLPAEAEPAPQS
- a CDS encoding DMT family transporter, with product MTPAQAGHLAMLCFATLVAGSFALGSLAANDIAPIALNAVRFWIAALILGVALLATGAVTRGAMAALWRYPLLAAFLTSYFVAMFEGLKTAAPVSAAAVFTLTPLMAGLFGWLLLGQRFTPRILLALLIGGSGALWVIFRADLSALLRFEIGRGEVIYLGGCLAHAVYTPLVRRLNRGEPALVFSFGVLLAGALLLTAFGWSDLRATDWTALPGMVWITILYTAIFASAATFTLLQFATMRLPSSKVMAYTYLVPSWVIIWGVALGAMMPPGIVMAGLGITIVALVLLLRED
- a CDS encoding LysR family transcriptional regulator gives rise to the protein MDNWDEIRTAFQVARKGTVSGAAEELGVHHATVIRHIDALEQRLGVKLFQRHARGYTATEAGQDLLQVAQATDDQFTQLAGRIKGQGEGVSGDLVITSLDMLSHRLTPVMVAFQAQYPELRIRYRTGDRVFRLEYGEAHVAIRAGTMPEEPDNVVQPFIAQRVSLVASAAYIDRYGLPDGEADLPRHRFVISDDEKSRAPFERWLRHRVPDSALMYRASDPRNMLDAILAGAGIGFVMQQECAARGLTEVIPSLDEWAAPLWLVTHVDLHRTTKVQAFLRFLKDHMKTLA
- the ffh gene encoding signal recognition particle protein; the encoded protein is MFENLSERLSGVFDKLTKQGALSEDDVKTALREVRIALLEADVSLPVARDFVATVQAKATGQAVTKSITPGQQVVKIVHDELQRVLTGDEDPGALKIDNPPAPILMVGLQGSGKTTTTAKLAKRLKERDGKKVLMASLDTNRPAAMEQLAILGMQIGVDTLPIVAGETPVQIAKRAKVQASLGGYDVYMLDTAGRLHIDAELIAQAAAVRDVANPRETLLVVDGLTGQDAVNVAQEFDDKIGVTGVVLTRMDGDGRGGAALSMRAITGKPIRFVGLGEKMDAIETFEPQRIAGRILGMGDIVALVEKAQETIEAEQAARMMKRFQQGRFNMNDLKMQLEQMLKMGGMEGMMGMMPGAAKMGKQMAAAGMDDGILKRQIALINSMTKKERANPDLLAASRKKRIAAGAGLEVSELNKLIKQHRQMADMMKKMGKGGMLKQAMKGMFGKGGTPDMPDMNDPKAMAEAAKALQGRGGLPGLGGGMQLPSGLSGFGKKK
- a CDS encoding GNAT family N-acetyltransferase, whose amino-acid sequence is MTSSEPKYPRRRLQVCQNLKTDRLTLRRPGADDWPAFHGFMMSDRATAFDGHQDLGKAWRSFAAELGHWEIFGYGMWAVTRHDDDTALGLIGPWTPPDWPETEIGWMILSDKAQGTGIATEAARAAIAHAYDSLGWDSAVSYIAPDNARSIRLAEKLGATRDAAARGPKPDTLVYRHPNPKGQAHV
- a CDS encoding chorismate mutase, encoding MSDAITRAAQILKEHRASIDRLDAILVYTLGERFKHTQAVGRLKAEHALPPSDPAREAAQIARLTQLAEQADLDPEFAKKFLNFIIQEVIQHHKQHQS
- the rpsP gene encoding 30S ribosomal protein S16 produces the protein MSMKIRLARGGSKKRPHYAIVAADSRMPRDGRFIEKLGTYAPMLPKDSEDRVKMDMDRVQHWLGQGAQPTDRVARMLEAAGVMPKKDRANLKKGTPGKAAQKRAEEKAAKAAAAETPASAPAEDAAAE
- the rimM gene encoding ribosome maturation factor RimM (Essential for efficient processing of 16S rRNA), yielding MTDRVIVGMIGGSFGVKGELRLKSFCADPAAIADYTPLYTENGDSIAQVVLTGQLKGGFTARLSGVVTKEDADALRNVALYADRAAMPSLPDDEYYYADLIGLAVLDTGGAALGKIKSVVDHGAGALLELHVPGQSDTVLLPFTRAAVPTVDLAAGRIIADPPAGLFATDE
- the trmD gene encoding tRNA (guanosine(37)-N1)-methyltransferase TrmD; amino-acid sequence: MSDRPSRAIGRKSISATLKPRELMTDTPLLAGAWTAQIITLFPQAFPGVLGESLTGRALQDGLWQLQTYDLRAHGIGKHRNVDDTPAGGGAGMVLRPDVLESAIHEARSAAKGIMPLVYLSPRGRRFDQTMARNWARMDGVTLLCGRFEGVDERVIDHFGITEVSLGDFVLTGGEIAAQAMIDATVRLLPGVLGNADSAVEESHSQGLLEHPQYTKPAAWQGRAIPEVLMSGNHAKIAAWRRAMSEQITEQRRPDLWAAYKAKDDT
- the rplS gene encoding 50S ribosomal protein L19, coding for MNLIAQIEAEQIAALGKTIPDFKAGDTIRVGYKVTEGTRTRVQAYEGVCIARKNGSGIAGSFTVRKISFGEGVERVFPLHSTNIDSIEVVRRGKVRRAKLYYLRARRGKSARIAEVTNYKAPTGAQA
- the rpmE gene encoding 50S ribosomal protein L31, which gives rise to MKKDIHPDYHVIDVKFTDGTVVQMKSTWGKEGDQMSLEIDPSVHPAWTGGGTRLMDAGGRVSKFKNKYAGLGF